One stretch of Deinococcus taeanensis DNA includes these proteins:
- the cbiD gene encoding cobalt-precorrin-5B (C(1))-methyltransferase CbiD produces MTPPTRLDLTQPAPNGLRRGFTTGSAATAALKAALLLLLRGDLRREVDVTLPDGHLSLRVPVQNVRLTDVGAAADVVKDGGDDPDATHGATLWVRVTPLPDALCPMTFHAGEGVGTVTAPGIRVPVGEPAINPVPRAMMRRAAREVAGHEGFAVTVGCLNGEAIARKTFNPRLGILGGISILGTTGVVEPMSLEAYMASVEVYVRVAVHARPDAVVFTPGKLGRDYARETLQVPPQAIVQMSNFVGAALDALQSAVEDTGHPLPLLLVAGHPGKLAKVLNGDWNTHSAHSGMAMNAVARVAAALRLEDATVQALAQANTVDACVALLAGHALGAAVWQGVARQVAAALHGRAPGVGRVRVALFALDGGGLGEAEA; encoded by the coding sequence ATGACGCCGCCCACCCGCCTGGACCTCACCCAACCTGCCCCCAATGGCCTGCGGCGGGGGTTCACGACCGGCAGCGCGGCGACAGCGGCCCTGAAAGCGGCCCTGTTGCTGCTGCTGCGCGGCGACCTCCGCCGTGAGGTTGACGTCACCCTGCCGGACGGCCACCTGAGCCTGCGCGTGCCGGTGCAGAATGTCCGCCTCACGGACGTGGGGGCCGCGGCCGATGTCGTCAAGGACGGCGGTGACGACCCGGACGCCACGCACGGGGCCACCCTGTGGGTCCGGGTCACGCCTCTGCCGGACGCCCTGTGTCCCATGACGTTTCACGCGGGTGAAGGGGTCGGCACGGTCACGGCGCCCGGGATTCGCGTTCCTGTGGGCGAGCCGGCCATCAACCCCGTTCCGCGCGCGATGATGCGCCGGGCCGCGCGGGAGGTCGCCGGGCATGAAGGCTTCGCGGTGACGGTCGGGTGCCTGAACGGCGAGGCCATCGCCCGGAAGACTTTCAATCCCCGCCTGGGCATCCTGGGGGGCATCAGCATCCTGGGCACCACCGGCGTCGTGGAACCCATGAGCCTGGAGGCGTACATGGCGTCCGTGGAGGTGTACGTCCGGGTGGCGGTGCACGCCCGGCCGGACGCGGTGGTGTTCACGCCGGGCAAGCTGGGCCGTGATTACGCCCGCGAGACCCTTCAGGTGCCTCCCCAGGCGATCGTGCAGATGAGCAACTTCGTGGGGGCCGCGCTGGACGCCCTTCAGTCGGCGGTGGAGGACACCGGCCACCCGCTGCCCCTGCTGCTTGTCGCGGGGCATCCCGGCAAGCTCGCCAAGGTGCTCAACGGCGACTGGAACACCCACAGCGCCCACAGTGGCATGGCCATGAACGCGGTGGCCCGCGTGGCGGCGGCGCTCAGGCTGGAGGACGCCACCGTGCAGGCCCTCGCCCAGGCCAACACGGTCGACGCCTGCGTGGCCCTCCTGGCCGGCCACGCCCTGGGCGCGGCGGTCTGGCAGGGCGTGGCGCGGCAGGTGGCCGCGGCGCTGCACGGCCGCGCGCCGGGGGTTGGCCGCGTGCGGGTCGCTCTCTTTGCCCTGGACGGCGGCGGGCTGGGGGAGGCCGAAGCGTGA
- the cobI gene encoding precorrin-2 C(20)-methyltransferase, with translation MSGPGVFTGLGVGPGPYGLLPVAALEVLQHADLIYAPRSRVSDGSVALAALAGLDFPRDRVREVEFLMDGDDDRIGAHYAALAREVAAHQRAGRNVAYLTIGDAMTYSTLGYLVAALAREAPGLPRRVLPGVTSYAAAAALTGFSLGEGKERVLIVPCPEEMDELRADIQRNDVVVLMKVGRRLGAVLQLLTELEILPHCALAHRLGLDGEVVRAGLDPAPDPGRLGYLSVLLIRKAPPRRFS, from the coding sequence GTGAGTGGCCCCGGCGTCTTCACGGGTCTGGGCGTCGGTCCGGGGCCGTACGGGCTGCTGCCGGTGGCCGCGCTGGAAGTACTTCAGCATGCCGACCTGATCTACGCACCCCGGTCGCGGGTGTCGGACGGCTCCGTGGCCCTCGCGGCGCTGGCGGGCCTGGATTTCCCCCGCGACCGGGTGCGGGAGGTGGAGTTCCTGATGGACGGGGACGACGACCGCATCGGCGCGCATTACGCCGCCCTGGCCCGGGAGGTGGCGGCCCACCAGCGGGCCGGGCGGAACGTCGCCTACCTGACGATCGGGGACGCGATGACCTACAGCACGCTGGGGTATCTCGTGGCCGCCCTGGCCCGGGAAGCGCCCGGTCTTCCGCGCCGCGTGCTGCCCGGCGTGACCAGTTACGCCGCCGCCGCCGCCCTGACGGGCTTCAGTCTGGGTGAAGGAAAGGAGCGGGTGTTGATCGTGCCCTGCCCGGAGGAGATGGACGAACTTCGTGCTGACATTCAGCGCAACGACGTGGTGGTGCTGATGAAGGTGGGCCGCCGCCTGGGCGCGGTCCTTCAGCTGCTCACTGAACTGGAGATCCTGCCGCACTGCGCCCTGGCCCACCGCCTGGGCCTGGACGGCGAAGTGGTGCGGGCCGGCCTGGACCCCGCGCCGGACCCGGGGCGCCTGGGGTATCTCAGCGTGCTCCTCATTCGTAAGGCTCCGCCTCGGAGGTTTTCTTGA
- the cobM gene encoding precorrin-4 C(11)-methyltransferase, whose translation MKVYFIGAGPGAPDLITLRGARVLSECRLILYAGSLVPEAVLEHAHPDAERFNTAGMHLQEQVDLYRRAQREQLNVARVHSGDPAIYGATAEQMRALRDLGIGYEVVPGVSSFTASAAVLGTELTRPGVTQTIILTRVSGRASAVPEREQLPGLAAHGASLCLFLGGNQLPGIVADLLSAYPPETPVALVQRATQPDERQHVSTLERLLSEIRVSEWALTTMLIVSPALGRVEDLEDASRLYDPAYAHRFRRAQPAGDES comes from the coding sequence TTGAAGGTGTATTTCATCGGTGCTGGACCGGGCGCGCCCGATCTGATCACGCTGCGCGGCGCGCGCGTCCTGAGCGAATGCCGCTTGATTCTGTACGCCGGTTCTCTGGTTCCGGAAGCCGTGCTGGAGCACGCCCATCCTGACGCTGAGCGCTTCAATACGGCCGGGATGCACCTGCAGGAGCAGGTGGACCTGTACCGGCGGGCGCAGCGGGAGCAGCTGAACGTGGCCCGCGTTCACAGTGGCGATCCCGCGATCTACGGCGCGACCGCCGAGCAGATGCGGGCGCTGCGGGACCTGGGCATCGGGTACGAGGTGGTGCCCGGCGTGAGCAGCTTCACGGCGAGCGCGGCCGTGCTCGGCACAGAGCTCACTCGCCCTGGCGTGACCCAGACCATCATTCTGACCCGCGTCTCCGGCCGGGCCAGCGCCGTTCCGGAGCGGGAACAGCTGCCTGGCCTCGCCGCGCACGGCGCGAGTCTCTGTCTGTTTCTGGGAGGAAACCAGTTGCCCGGGATCGTGGCTGATCTGCTCAGCGCCTACCCGCCGGAAACGCCCGTGGCGCTGGTGCAGCGGGCCACTCAACCCGACGAGCGTCAGCATGTCAGTACGCTTGAGCGCCTGCTGTCCGAAATCCGGGTGAGCGAGTGGGCCCTGACCACCATGCTGATTGTCAGCCCGGCTCTGGGCCGGGTGGAGGACCTGGAGGACGCCAGCCGCCTGTACGATCCGGCGTACGCCCACCGGTTCCGCCGGGCGCAGCCTGCCGGAGACGAGTCGTGA
- a CDS encoding cobalamin biosynthesis protein produces the protein MTVAVWPVRRESEGLALRLAEALDAVLHRPWMRAGRQAAHFQAAFREARAWVFIGAAGIAVRFLDGLTRSKLSDPAVVVLDDAARFAVALLGGHEGGGNRLAYEVARLTGAVPVVTTATEAVKPLTLGVGCRRNVSEAQIEAAVRHALGSRPLTEVREVATVDLKANEPGLLAFCARHDLPLRVLAAADLAARPFVTHPSAWVQRSVGLSGVCEPCALSASPRGQLIVPKSALNGVTVAVVEDRGPHVGEAQR, from the coding sequence GTGACGGTGGCGGTGTGGCCGGTCCGCCGGGAGTCTGAAGGCCTGGCGCTGCGCCTCGCCGAAGCCCTGGACGCTGTTCTGCACCGGCCCTGGATGCGGGCCGGGCGGCAGGCCGCTCACTTTCAGGCGGCGTTCAGGGAGGCGCGCGCGTGGGTGTTCATCGGTGCCGCCGGCATTGCGGTGCGCTTTCTGGACGGCCTGACGCGCAGCAAACTCAGCGACCCGGCCGTCGTCGTGCTGGACGACGCGGCCCGCTTCGCGGTCGCCCTGCTGGGCGGGCATGAAGGAGGAGGCAACCGGCTGGCGTACGAGGTGGCGCGCCTCACGGGCGCGGTGCCTGTGGTGACCACCGCCACGGAGGCCGTGAAGCCCCTGACCCTGGGCGTCGGGTGCCGCCGCAACGTGAGCGAGGCCCAGATTGAGGCCGCTGTGCGTCACGCGCTGGGCAGCCGCCCGCTGACCGAGGTGCGTGAGGTCGCGACGGTGGACCTCAAGGCGAACGAGCCGGGCCTGCTCGCGTTCTGCGCCCGCCATGACCTTCCCCTGCGGGTGCTGGCGGCCGCCGACCTCGCCGCCCGGCCTTTTGTGACGCACCCCAGCGCCTGGGTTCAGCGCAGCGTGGGCCTGAGCGGGGTCTGTGAGCCCTGTGCGCTGAGCGCCAGCCCGCGGGGGCAGTTGATTGTGCCCAAAAGCGCCCTGAACGGCGTGACGGTGGCTGTGGTGGAAGACCGCGGCCCGCACGTCGGGGAGGCGCAGCGATGA
- the cobJ gene encoding precorrin-3B C(17)-methyltransferase — MTGHLSLVSVGPGDFALVPERARQALREADVIVAYDLYLRWVQPLITTQEVLTPPLTQEKYRAELAIRKAAEGKRVALVSSGDIGVYAMAGLVFEDLPDDPSFGVEVIPGITSATACASLLGSPLTHDFATLSLSDLLCPWEWIANRASHIAQADLACVLYNVQSKSRRDGVYRVVRLMLEHKRPDTVCGVVRNAYREDQDVRVTTLEALLHDEFDMLTTIVIGNRFTTRTGRRPGKEWMYTPRGYNDWQPGRGEPAVTSTPDGTIWVFSGTRDGNALALQLAESGESVTLSVASDLGAQVAPQHPGLHLYSGPSGVEARRRALRGARAVVDATHPYAQAITRQLQDLSAELGLPYFRYERPSSLPAETHGMILVDTFAQAAQAAAAYGRVFLATGSKDLEGFLHAAPEAECYVRLTPQPDVLRRAQELGVPAQRICAMIGPFSREFNVAQWAAWQIGAVVTKESGTEGGFPAKVAAARELGIPLIVVRRPPAVPGAFHTSAAVLRALRGPLKEHA; from the coding sequence ATGACCGGTCACCTGAGTCTGGTGTCGGTCGGTCCGGGGGATTTTGCCCTGGTGCCTGAACGTGCCCGGCAGGCCCTGCGGGAGGCGGACGTGATTGTCGCCTACGACCTGTACCTGCGCTGGGTGCAGCCGCTGATCACCACGCAGGAGGTGCTCACGCCGCCCCTGACGCAGGAGAAGTACCGCGCGGAACTCGCCATCCGGAAGGCGGCCGAGGGCAAGCGGGTGGCGCTGGTCAGCAGCGGTGACATTGGCGTGTACGCGATGGCCGGTCTGGTGTTCGAGGATCTGCCGGATGACCCCTCGTTCGGGGTGGAGGTCATTCCCGGCATCACCAGCGCCACCGCCTGCGCCAGTCTCCTGGGCTCGCCGCTCACGCATGACTTCGCCACGCTGAGCCTGTCTGACCTCCTGTGCCCGTGGGAGTGGATCGCGAACCGGGCGAGCCATATCGCGCAGGCTGACCTTGCCTGCGTGCTGTACAACGTGCAGAGCAAATCCCGCCGGGACGGGGTTTACCGCGTGGTGCGCCTGATGCTCGAACATAAGCGCCCCGACACGGTCTGCGGCGTGGTGCGTAACGCCTACCGCGAGGACCAGGACGTGCGCGTGACCACCCTGGAAGCCCTGTTGCATGACGAATTCGACATGCTGACCACCATCGTGATCGGCAACCGCTTCACGACCCGCACAGGCCGGCGGCCCGGAAAAGAGTGGATGTACACGCCCCGCGGTTACAACGACTGGCAGCCGGGCCGGGGCGAGCCGGCCGTCACCTCCACACCGGACGGAACAATCTGGGTGTTCAGCGGAACCCGTGACGGCAACGCCCTGGCCCTGCAACTGGCGGAATCGGGCGAGTCCGTCACCCTGAGCGTGGCGTCCGACCTGGGCGCGCAGGTGGCGCCGCAGCATCCCGGGCTGCACCTCTACAGCGGCCCGAGTGGCGTGGAGGCCCGCCGCCGCGCCCTGCGCGGCGCGCGCGCGGTCGTGGACGCCACCCACCCGTACGCGCAGGCGATCACCAGACAACTTCAGGACCTGAGCGCCGAACTGGGCCTGCCTTACTTCCGCTACGAGCGGCCCAGCAGTCTTCCCGCCGAGACGCACGGCATGATTCTGGTGGACACCTTCGCGCAGGCCGCGCAGGCGGCCGCCGCCTACGGCCGGGTCTTCCTGGCAACAGGCAGCAAGGACCTCGAAGGGTTCCTTCACGCTGCGCCGGAAGCCGAATGCTACGTGCGGCTAACACCCCAGCCGGACGTGCTGCGCCGCGCCCAGGAACTCGGTGTGCCCGCACAGCGCATCTGCGCGATGATTGGTCCGTTCAGCCGTGAATTCAACGTGGCGCAGTGGGCCGCCTGGCAGATCGGCGCGGTGGTCACCAAGGAAAGCGGGACCGAGGGCGGCTTTCCCGCGAAGGTGGCCGCCGCCCGCGAACTGGGGATTCCCCTGATCGTGGTGCGCCGCCCACCGGCCGTTCCCGGCGCCTTTCACACCAGCGCCGCGGTCCTCAGGGCCCTGCGCGGCCCCCTGAAGGAGCATGCATGA
- a CDS encoding CobW family GTP-binding protein: MTGSSFKTPVTIVSGFLGSGKTTLLGNLLNQTHDRTLALIVNEFGEVSIDGPLLETREDGVELHDVHGGLLAYGGEGDAFRRTLRALRARRHTFDHVLIETSGLAVPTAVMVTLEDPEFSADFTLDATLVVVDTPLLLAGAFSPEASGDAARSAARVFDAQLEYGDVAVLNKIDHLTDADLLQAEADVRHRAPRVRFLELAYHARLDTQLTLGLNLHGSRRSAAHQAPVSGTPGELTQPLHDHTTLDGHAHGDLDAHVHSLSTHQHFHEHDPGWQSFRLTSDEAQNMAQLVRTVQNVARVFPVLRVKGFVQGDDGARHAVQAVRSRVELHPAPARADAPNELIFIGYHVSRKKVIEALQRALPQRWA, from the coding sequence ATGACCGGTTCAAGCTTTAAAACGCCCGTCACCATCGTCAGTGGGTTTCTGGGCAGCGGCAAGACCACCCTGCTGGGCAACCTGCTGAACCAGACCCACGACCGCACGCTGGCCCTGATCGTCAACGAGTTCGGGGAGGTGAGCATTGATGGGCCGCTGCTCGAAACGCGGGAGGACGGCGTCGAACTGCACGACGTTCACGGCGGCCTGCTGGCCTACGGGGGGGAGGGCGACGCCTTCCGCCGGACGCTGCGCGCCTTGCGGGCGCGGCGGCATACTTTCGATCACGTGCTGATCGAAACGAGCGGTCTGGCCGTCCCGACCGCCGTGATGGTCACGTTGGAGGACCCCGAGTTCAGCGCTGACTTCACGCTGGACGCCACGCTGGTGGTCGTGGATACGCCGCTGCTCCTGGCCGGCGCCTTCAGCCCGGAGGCCAGCGGCGACGCGGCCCGGAGCGCCGCCCGCGTGTTCGACGCCCAGCTGGAATACGGGGACGTGGCGGTGCTGAACAAGATCGACCACCTCACGGACGCCGACCTGCTTCAGGCGGAGGCCGACGTGCGCCACCGCGCGCCCCGGGTGCGGTTTCTGGAGCTGGCGTACCACGCGCGGCTGGACACGCAGCTCACCCTGGGACTGAACCTGCACGGCTCCCGCCGGAGCGCGGCCCACCAGGCGCCGGTCAGCGGCACGCCCGGCGAGCTGACCCAGCCGCTGCACGACCACACCACCCTGGACGGACACGCGCACGGGGACCTGGACGCCCACGTGCACAGCCTGAGCACCCACCAGCACTTTCACGAGCATGACCCGGGCTGGCAGTCCTTTCGCCTGACGAGCGACGAGGCGCAGAACATGGCGCAGCTGGTGCGGACCGTGCAGAACGTCGCCCGGGTGTTTCCGGTGCTGCGCGTCAAGGGCTTCGTGCAGGGCGACGACGGCGCGCGGCACGCCGTGCAGGCGGTCCGCTCCCGGGTGGAGCTTCACCCGGCGCCCGCCAGGGCGGACGCCCCCAATGAACTGATTTTTATTGGTTACCACGTCAGCCGCAAGAAAGTCATCGAGGCGCTTCAACGGGCCCTGCCGCAGCGGTGGGCGTAG
- a CDS encoding nitroreductase family protein, whose product MHRSFAGVRTREQDRFAGERRALYDTLKLEGIREAPVGLLVSFVPPTGATLGTTSLPAALEYSVVSAITLAWLAATAEGLGMGWVSLVEPEEMRDALQLPAAVRPLAYLCLGHPALTLTEPLLQTVGWARARPVALEWRD is encoded by the coding sequence GTGCACCGGAGTTTCGCCGGGGTCCGGACCCGCGAACAGGACCGCTTTGCCGGGGAGCGCCGGGCGCTGTACGACACCCTGAAACTCGAAGGCATCCGGGAAGCCCCGGTCGGGCTGCTGGTCAGTTTCGTGCCGCCCACCGGCGCCACCCTGGGCACGACCAGCCTGCCCGCCGCGCTGGAGTACAGCGTGGTCAGCGCCATCACGCTCGCGTGGCTGGCGGCCACCGCCGAAGGGCTGGGCATGGGCTGGGTCAGTCTGGTGGAGCCTGAGGAGATGCGTGACGCCCTGCAGCTTCCTGCGGCGGTCCGCCCCCTCGCGTACCTGTGCCTGGGCCACCCGGCCCTGACGCTGACAGAGCCGCTGCTTCAGACCGTGGGCTGGGCGCGCGCCCGGCCCGTCGCGCTGGAATGGCGGGACTGA
- a CDS encoding TetR/AcrR family transcriptional regulator yields the protein MSPSDPRPRDAAATREAILAAATQVFAERGYAAAGMQDIATLAGVARATPSYFFGSKAQLWQATLERQGARVAAIVPGVLARTGPDPTRDTLKAALVDGLLAFHHTHPEALRLIHWAELQGGDLLPQRPAHAAAVQSALTLLRQLEPDLPAQEARHLTLTLLGACYAHLSYGRTFGHPLGLDPDHPDFMAERRAHLHRLLSALLP from the coding sequence ATGTCCCCGTCAGACCCCAGGCCCCGCGACGCGGCCGCCACCCGTGAAGCCATCCTCGCCGCCGCGACGCAGGTGTTCGCCGAACGCGGCTACGCCGCCGCCGGCATGCAGGACATCGCCACGCTCGCCGGGGTCGCCCGGGCGACCCCCAGCTATTTCTTCGGCTCCAAAGCGCAGCTCTGGCAGGCCACGCTCGAACGTCAGGGCGCGCGGGTGGCGGCCATCGTGCCCGGCGTGCTCGCCCGCACCGGACCGGACCCCACCCGCGACACACTCAAAGCCGCCCTGGTAGACGGCCTGCTCGCGTTTCACCACACCCACCCCGAGGCGCTGCGGCTGATTCACTGGGCGGAACTGCAGGGGGGCGACCTGCTGCCGCAGCGGCCCGCCCACGCCGCGGCCGTGCAAAGCGCCCTGACCCTGCTCCGGCAGCTGGAACCCGACCTGCCGGCGCAGGAAGCCCGCCACCTGACCCTGACCCTGCTGGGGGCCTGCTACGCCCACCTGTCGTACGGCCGCACCTTCGGCCACCCGCTGGGCCTCGACCCGGATCACCCGGACTTCATGGCCGAGCGGCGCGCGCACCTGCACCGGCTTCTGAGCGCCCTGCTGCCCTGA
- a CDS encoding SDR family oxidoreductase, which translates to MTTVLITGATGQLGRHVIPHLLARGAAVRALSRQPGAGAPGLTWIQGDLRHPGDTRRALTGADTLLHLATQPLQATADLTAAQTLTQALTASEVRHAVYMSITGLEGMQGLPYYQEKLAAERLFETSGVPFTVQRATQFHEFVAQLLERLTLGPLTVVPSGVTLQPVAAQAVAGRLAALTLAGPAGRVQDLAGPEPLALETLARQWQAARGHRTVTLSLPLPVPLFRAWRGGGAVSAHAQTTGESWGAWLGSAAPAVRPAGS; encoded by the coding sequence ATGACCACCGTCCTCATCACCGGCGCCACCGGCCAGCTCGGCCGCCACGTCATTCCGCACCTGCTCGCCCGGGGCGCCGCGGTCCGCGCGCTCAGCCGACAGCCGGGCGCCGGCGCGCCGGGTCTGACCTGGATTCAGGGGGACCTGCGCCACCCGGGCGATACGCGGCGCGCCCTGACCGGCGCCGACACCCTGCTGCACCTCGCCACCCAGCCGCTGCAGGCCACCGCCGACCTGACGGCGGCCCAGACGCTGACGCAGGCCCTGACGGCCAGTGAAGTCCGGCACGCCGTGTACATGAGCATCACCGGTCTCGAGGGCATGCAGGGCCTGCCCTACTACCAGGAGAAGCTGGCCGCCGAGCGGCTCTTCGAGACGAGCGGCGTGCCGTTCACCGTGCAGCGCGCCACGCAGTTTCACGAGTTCGTGGCCCAGTTGCTTGAGCGCCTGACGCTCGGCCCACTGACCGTCGTGCCCAGCGGCGTCACACTTCAGCCGGTCGCGGCGCAGGCGGTGGCCGGGCGCCTCGCGGCGCTGACCCTCGCCGGGCCCGCAGGGCGGGTCCAGGACCTCGCCGGCCCCGAACCCCTGGCGCTCGAGACCCTCGCCCGGCAGTGGCAGGCGGCGCGGGGTCACCGGACGGTCACGCTGTCACTGCCGCTGCCGGTGCCGCTGTTCCGGGCGTGGCGGGGCGGCGGCGCCGTCAGCGCCCACGCGCAGACCACCGGCGAATCCTGGGGCGCGTGGCTGGGCAGCGCCGCACCGGCCGTTCGTCCGGCGGGGTCGTGA
- a CDS encoding putative bifunctional diguanylate cyclase/phosphodiesterase, whose product MTRRRERLRRQLSAAARGVAFMALFLALQRLSLVWSGAAGVSLWYLPAGLTLAFLTRFGARNAPWVYAATALAGAVQSPMPVNHAAAVIGTLAYALGALLLRRAARWETGTPTVRDAAGLALAALLAPAGAAVGTVLYLHWSGTLTGAAWLPVAFHWWVGDAVGVMALTPPLLLLRRRPALRAHPAVGAAFALIPLTALLALGAARQLNVHLEFLCFVPVLWIAIRAGLPAAAWGALVMNAGVTALTWSAAPAPERLEGQLLMATLSLTALLVGAGASERRRDRDRLAHLALTDVLTGLPNRHAFMAALQQLRPGAAQAPAPGGGLLVMVLDISRLKWVNDTLGHALGDHYVRAFSRRLTQALPPGAAAARLSGGTFALACPQDRPDPGVVAAALRAPMQVGGRELTVAFRTGAVFAASDVPTGVLLQQAEDALENARRTGQDVLVPSLSPSPQYTALQYEHDLQRALRRPGELELYYQPQVDLRTLQVTSFEALIRWNHPERGLVAPAAFLPVAERTGLIVPISTWVLQEACRQLRLWTRWPGQETLRMAVNIAPGYLHAGTLLADVTGALDAHGLVGSQLELELTESSLLLDPAAAAEILAQVQAGGVGLALDDFGTGYSSIRHLKDFQVSTLKIDRSFIRHLLTSDADRRIVRGLTALGRIMGTAVLAEGAEDQATVLALRDLGCHSVQGYALGRPLPARDAGQVLMGRPVRGPGERAP is encoded by the coding sequence GTGACCCGCCGCCGTGAGCGGCTGCGGCGTCAGCTGAGCGCCGCCGCGCGCGGCGTGGCGTTCATGGCCCTGTTCCTCGCCCTGCAGCGGCTGTCGCTCGTGTGGAGCGGCGCGGCCGGCGTGTCCCTGTGGTACCTGCCGGCGGGCCTGACCCTGGCGTTTCTGACCCGGTTCGGCGCGCGCAACGCCCCGTGGGTGTACGCCGCGACCGCGCTGGCCGGCGCCGTGCAGAGCCCGATGCCCGTCAATCACGCCGCGGCGGTGATCGGCACGCTCGCCTACGCCCTCGGCGCGCTGCTGCTGCGGCGCGCTGCGCGGTGGGAAACCGGCACACCTACCGTGCGGGACGCTGCCGGGCTTGCCCTGGCCGCCCTGCTCGCGCCGGCCGGCGCGGCGGTCGGCACGGTGCTGTACCTGCACTGGAGCGGCACCCTGACCGGCGCCGCGTGGCTGCCGGTGGCGTTTCACTGGTGGGTGGGGGACGCCGTGGGCGTCATGGCCCTGACCCCCCCGCTGCTGCTGCTGCGCCGCCGCCCCGCGCTCCGGGCGCACCCCGCCGTGGGCGCCGCGTTCGCGCTGATTCCACTGACCGCGCTGCTGGCGCTGGGCGCGGCGCGGCAGCTGAACGTGCACCTGGAATTCCTGTGTTTCGTTCCGGTGCTGTGGATCGCCATCCGGGCGGGACTCCCGGCCGCCGCGTGGGGCGCCCTGGTCATGAACGCCGGCGTGACGGCGCTGACCTGGTCGGCCGCGCCGGCACCTGAGCGGCTCGAAGGGCAGCTGCTGATGGCGACCCTGTCCCTGACGGCACTGCTGGTCGGCGCGGGCGCGTCTGAACGGCGCCGCGACCGGGACCGGCTCGCGCACCTGGCCCTCACCGACGTGCTGACCGGCCTGCCCAACCGCCACGCGTTCATGGCGGCGCTGCAGCAGCTGCGGCCCGGGGCGGCCCAGGCGCCCGCGCCCGGCGGGGGGCTGCTCGTCATGGTGCTGGACATCAGCCGCCTGAAGTGGGTCAACGACACGCTTGGGCACGCCCTCGGCGACCACTACGTCCGGGCCTTCAGCCGCCGGCTCACCCAGGCGCTGCCCCCCGGCGCCGCCGCGGCACGCCTGAGCGGCGGGACCTTCGCCCTGGCCTGCCCGCAGGACCGGCCCGATCCCGGGGTCGTGGCGGCCGCGCTGCGCGCGCCCATGCAGGTGGGCGGCCGGGAATTGACGGTCGCCTTCCGGACGGGCGCGGTGTTCGCCGCGTCGGACGTTCCCACCGGCGTGCTGCTGCAGCAGGCCGAAGACGCCCTGGAAAACGCGCGGCGGACCGGCCAGGACGTGCTTGTTCCCTCGCTGTCCCCCTCGCCGCAGTACACGGCGCTGCAGTACGAGCATGACCTGCAGCGCGCCCTGCGGCGCCCCGGCGAGCTCGAGCTCTACTACCAGCCGCAGGTTGACCTGCGGACCCTGCAGGTCACGTCCTTTGAAGCCCTGATCCGCTGGAACCACCCCGAGCGGGGCCTGGTGGCCCCGGCGGCGTTTCTGCCGGTGGCGGAACGCACCGGCCTGATCGTCCCGATCAGCACCTGGGTCCTGCAGGAAGCCTGCCGGCAGCTGCGGCTCTGGACCCGGTGGCCCGGGCAGGAGACGCTGCGCATGGCGGTGAACATCGCCCCCGGTTACCTGCACGCCGGCACGCTGCTCGCCGACGTGACCGGCGCGCTCGACGCGCACGGGCTCGTGGGATCGCAGCTGGAACTCGAACTGACCGAAAGCAGCCTGCTGCTTGATCCGGCCGCCGCGGCGGAGATTCTGGCGCAGGTGCAGGCCGGGGGGGTCGGGCTGGCCCTTGATGATTTCGGGACGGGGTACTCCAGCATCCGGCACCTCAAGGATTTTCAGGTGTCCACGCTGAAAATCGACCGCTCGTTTATCCGGCATCTGCTGACGAGTGACGCCGACCGGCGCATCGTGAGGGGCCTGACCGCGCTGGGGCGGATCATGGGTACGGCCGTGCTCGCCGAGGGCGCCGAGGATCAGGCCACGGTTCTCGCGCTGCGGGACCTGGGCTGCCACAGCGTGCAGGGGTACGCGCTCGGGCGGCCCCTGCCGGCCCGGGACGCCGGGCAGGTCCTGATGGGCCGGCCGGTCCGGGGGCCAGGTGAACGTGCGCCTTGA